Proteins from one Dysgonomonas sp. HDW5A genomic window:
- the purH gene encoding bifunctional phosphoribosylaminoimidazolecarboxamide formyltransferase/IMP cyclohydrolase: MSSTKKIKTALVSVYHKDGLDEILKKLNSLGVSFISTGGTREFIESLGFPCQAVENITGYPSILGGRVKTLHPKIFGGILSRRELPEDIKQTKAYDITEIDLVIVDLYPFQETVASGAEEKDIIEKIDIGGISLIRAAAKNFKDVVIVPSKSQYSALSSLLDNKQGSSDIDDRKWFAKEAFGVSSEYDSAIFNYMDKDECTAFRKTENKVKHLRYGENPHQKGSFYGDFESLFEQLHGREISYNNLLDIDAAVSLISEFNETTVAILKHNNACGIASKSSVLEAWNTALAADPVSAFGGIIVSNSKIDKEAAEAINTIFFEIIIAPAYDADALEILTQKKNRIILIQKGEIQETTQFRSLLNGVLVQDRDLSIQNKEDLTLVTRRQLEGTELEDLLFANKLVKHTKSNAIILVKDKQLLASGTGQTSRVDALKQAIEKSHTFGFSLQGAVMASDAFFPFPDCVEIAGNSGITAVIQPGGSVKDDLSIEYCNEHNISMVMTGIRHFKH, translated from the coding sequence ATGTCTTCTACTAAAAAAATTAAAACAGCATTAGTCTCTGTCTATCATAAAGATGGATTAGATGAAATACTAAAAAAGTTAAACTCATTAGGAGTTTCATTTATTTCAACGGGAGGTACTCGTGAGTTTATAGAATCACTCGGATTTCCTTGTCAAGCAGTTGAAAATATAACAGGTTATCCATCCATATTAGGGGGGCGTGTTAAGACACTTCATCCCAAAATTTTTGGAGGAATATTAAGTAGAAGAGAACTTCCCGAAGACATTAAGCAGACTAAAGCTTATGATATTACAGAAATAGATCTTGTTATTGTAGATTTATATCCTTTTCAAGAAACGGTTGCTTCTGGAGCTGAAGAAAAAGACATTATCGAAAAGATAGATATAGGCGGCATATCATTAATCAGAGCTGCTGCTAAAAATTTTAAAGATGTTGTCATTGTTCCTTCTAAAAGCCAATATAGTGCACTTTCTTCTTTACTAGATAACAAACAAGGATCATCGGATATTGATGATCGTAAATGGTTTGCAAAAGAAGCATTTGGTGTATCTTCAGAGTATGACTCTGCCATTTTCAATTACATGGATAAAGACGAATGTACTGCATTCCGTAAAACTGAAAATAAAGTAAAACATCTCCGTTATGGTGAAAACCCTCACCAAAAAGGTTCTTTCTATGGAGACTTTGAAAGTTTGTTCGAACAGTTACATGGTCGTGAGATATCGTATAACAATCTTTTGGATATAGATGCTGCAGTATCGCTTATCAGCGAGTTTAATGAAACGACAGTAGCTATATTAAAGCACAATAATGCTTGTGGTATAGCATCTAAAAGTTCGGTGTTAGAAGCTTGGAATACAGCATTAGCAGCTGATCCGGTATCTGCTTTTGGAGGAATCATCGTTTCCAATTCTAAAATTGATAAAGAAGCGGCAGAAGCCATTAATACTATATTTTTTGAAATTATAATAGCACCTGCCTATGATGCAGATGCTTTAGAAATATTGACTCAAAAGAAAAATCGTATAATACTTATACAAAAGGGAGAAATACAAGAAACAACTCAGTTCCGTTCTCTTTTAAATGGGGTATTAGTTCAAGATAGAGATCTTAGTATACAGAATAAAGAAGATTTAACTTTGGTTACTCGCCGTCAATTAGAAGGCACTGAACTAGAAGATTTATTATTTGCAAACAAACTTGTGAAGCATACTAAATCAAATGCGATTATTTTGGTAAAAGACAAACAATTATTGGCGAGTGGAACAGGTCAAACGTCAAGAGTTGATGCTCTGAAACAGGCTATAGAGAAATCTCATACATTCGGATTCAGTTTGCAAGGAGCTGTTATGGCATCTGATGCATTCTTTCCTTTTCCTGATTGTGTAGAGATTGCCGGTAATAGTGGGATAACTGCTGTTATACAGCCTGGAGGTTCGGTAAAAGACGATCTGTCAATTGAGTATTGTAATGAACACAATATTTCGATGGTTATGACAGGCATCCGTCATTTTAAACATTAA
- a CDS encoding rod shape-determining protein, with protein sequence MGLFSFTQEIAMDLGTANTIIIKDGKIVVDEPSVVALERKTDKVIAVGDKARQMHGKTHENIRTIRPLRDGVIADFTAAEHMIRGMIKMINNKNRLFSPSLRIVVCIPSGSTEVEIRAIRDSAEHAGGRDVYMIYEPMAAALGIGLDVEAPEGNMIVDIGGGTTEIAVISLGGIVSNKSIKIAGDDLTEDIQEYMSRQHNIKVGERTAEGIKIAVGSALTELPENEEPEDFIVHGPNRMTSLPMDIPISYQEMAHCLDKSISKMDSAILSALEQTPPELYADIVKNGIYVTGGGALLRGLSKRFSDKIGIPFHVAEDPLHAVAKGTGIALNNIEKFNFLMR encoded by the coding sequence ATGGGATTATTCTCTTTTACTCAAGAAATAGCGATGGATCTTGGTACAGCCAACACCATCATCATTAAAGACGGAAAAATCGTTGTAGACGAACCTTCTGTAGTTGCTCTCGAACGAAAAACTGACAAAGTGATAGCCGTTGGAGACAAAGCACGTCAAATGCATGGTAAAACTCACGAAAATATTCGTACAATCCGTCCATTGAGAGATGGTGTGATTGCAGATTTTACTGCTGCAGAGCATATGATTAGAGGTATGATCAAAATGATTAATAACAAAAATCGTTTGTTTTCTCCATCGTTGCGAATTGTTGTTTGTATTCCATCAGGAAGTACAGAAGTTGAAATTCGTGCAATTCGTGACTCTGCGGAACACGCCGGAGGACGTGACGTATATATGATTTACGAACCAATGGCGGCAGCTTTAGGTATCGGATTAGATGTTGAAGCCCCTGAAGGAAACATGATTGTTGATATAGGCGGTGGAACAACAGAAATTGCTGTTATATCTCTAGGTGGAATTGTTTCTAATAAATCAATTAAGATTGCAGGAGACGATTTAACTGAAGATATTCAGGAATATATGAGCCGTCAACACAACATCAAAGTTGGAGAACGTACAGCAGAAGGCATCAAGATTGCAGTAGGATCGGCTTTAACCGAACTTCCTGAAAACGAAGAGCCTGAAGATTTTATAGTACACGGTCCTAATAGAATGACTTCATTGCCAATGGATATTCCGATTTCATATCAGGAAATGGCTCATTGCCTAGATAAATCTATCTCGAAAATGGACTCGGCTATTTTAAGTGCTTTAGAGCAAACTCCTCCCGAACTATATGCTGATATAGTAAAAAATGGTATCTATGTTACAGGTGGTGGTGCTTTATTGAGAGGCTTAAGCAAGCGTTTCTCCGATAAAATAGGCATTCCATTCCATGTGGCAGAAGATCCACTTCATGCTGTAGCAAAAGGCACGGGGATAGCTTTAAATAATATTGAGAAATTTAATTTCTTAATGAGATAA
- the mreC gene encoding rod shape-determining protein MreC, translated as MRNLIAFLIKNSSWFVFILLEILCFYFIFQYNSFQRSVYLNSSNEIVGRVYAISGEVTSYFGLKETNQDLLLKNADLQNKLLALEDYIHDRNNDSLKTQAIATDSIPTKNFEFIISRVINNSISQLENYITINKGSKEGIHTEMGVISQQGIVGIVRAVSPNYSVVQPVINPKTSLSCKVKGSNTPGSLAWDGVDYRYISLEGFPRFEKFEVGDTIITSGYSGIFPEGIIIGIIEDSKSQNDDNFLTLKVRLSTDFSSLKDVLIIKNNDREELTQLEKEITTNGR; from the coding sequence ATGCGCAACTTAATCGCCTTTTTAATAAAAAACAGTTCGTGGTTTGTATTTATACTACTCGAAATTCTGTGTTTTTATTTTATATTTCAATATAACTCCTTTCAAAGGAGTGTATACTTAAACTCTTCGAACGAAATTGTTGGAAGAGTTTATGCTATTTCGGGTGAAGTAACTTCTTATTTTGGACTAAAAGAAACAAATCAGGATTTACTCCTGAAAAATGCTGACTTGCAAAATAAGCTATTAGCTCTGGAAGATTATATACACGACAGAAATAACGATAGTCTAAAGACACAGGCTATAGCAACAGATTCAATTCCTACTAAAAATTTTGAGTTCATAATTTCACGGGTTATCAATAACAGTATATCTCAACTCGAAAATTATATAACAATCAATAAGGGTAGTAAAGAAGGTATACATACCGAAATGGGAGTAATATCCCAACAAGGTATAGTCGGTATTGTCAGAGCTGTTTCTCCAAACTATTCTGTAGTACAACCCGTCATAAATCCTAAAACCAGTCTTAGTTGTAAAGTAAAAGGATCCAATACTCCCGGATCTCTTGCTTGGGATGGAGTTGATTATAGGTATATAAGTTTAGAAGGGTTTCCTCGTTTTGAAAAGTTTGAAGTGGGAGATACTATTATAACAAGTGGTTATTCGGGTATATTTCCGGAAGGAATTATTATTGGTATTATTGAAGATTCAAAAAGCCAAAATGATGATAATTTTTTAACTTTAAAAGTACGATTATCAACCGATTTTAGTTCATTAAAAGATGTCCTGATAATAAAAAATAACGATCGGGAAGAACTTACGCAATTAGAAAAAGAAATTACAACGAATGGCAGGTAA
- the mreD gene encoding rod shape-determining protein MreD, whose amino-acid sequence MAGNWLKQSFVFIILVLLQVLVFNHISFLGYATPFLYIYFIIKMPIGINRNLVLILAFLLGFTIDIFCNTPGQNAAAAVFAAFMRRPVQGLFFAREDFEHFIPSIPNLGMAFMKYTTVIVFIHNLALISISSFSYLNFMTILLRVLSSTLLTSILIYAIEGFSIKKKRA is encoded by the coding sequence ATGGCAGGTAATTGGCTCAAGCAATCTTTTGTATTTATCATACTTGTTCTGCTTCAAGTACTGGTATTTAATCATATCTCATTTCTGGGATATGCTACACCATTCTTATATATATACTTCATTATAAAAATGCCTATCGGAATTAATCGAAATCTAGTTTTGATACTTGCATTTCTATTAGGCTTTACGATTGATATATTCTGCAATACACCCGGTCAGAATGCAGCAGCGGCAGTTTTTGCGGCATTTATGCGTCGTCCGGTGCAAGGTTTGTTTTTTGCAAGAGAGGACTTTGAGCATTTCATACCAAGCATTCCCAATTTAGGTATGGCATTTATGAAATATACTACTGTCATTGTCTTTATTCATAACCTAGCGTTAATTTCCATAAGCTCATTTTCATACCTCAATTTTATGACAATATTATTGAGAGTCTTGAGTTCTACTCTTCTTACATCTATCTTAATTTATGCCATTGAAGGATTTTCAATAAAGAAAAAGAGAGCATGA
- the mrdA gene encoding penicillin-binding protein 2 encodes MSKDNNLHSEKRYYTILAITAIIVIVLICQLFNLQIIQHEYKYSADSNAFFKKTLYPARGTISDRQDRLLVYNQPTYDIVYIPREVEPFDTLDFCNILGVTKDQLEKRISDVKDRRLNPGYSSYTMQTLMTQLTVREYGLFQEKLYKFPGFYIQNRALRQYNFTNAAHVLGYVAEVNKAALADDPYYVRGDYAGKSGIESSYENILRGQKGVEILLRDAHGRIKGKYENGKHDVNPVSGKNLKLAIDIELQAYGEYLMQNKIGSIVMIEPSTGEILCLVTSPTYDPSILLGREFGNNYKTLEQNPSKPLYNRATQGMYPPGSTFKTTQGLIFLEEGIITPETAYSCAGGYPPGGGRPRCHAHGSPLSLIPAIATSCNSYFCYGLNAMLSNRKKYANIGEAFDIWKDYLVSMGFGYKLGIDLPSEKRGFIPNSQFYTKAFRTEKWYAQNVISIAIGQGEILATPLQVANLGATIANRGFFYTPHVVRQIQDMPLDKSYTDKRYTGVKETYYNTIAQGMANAVTGGTCRGVNLLPEIAVAGKTGTAENPHGRDHSWFMGFAPVDKPQVAISVLVENAGFGARFAVPIARLMIQKYLKGEIPANEKYLEDNMANAIILPNVLNTWEQRKSDIATQQSSSSEEEPIIEE; translated from the coding sequence ATGAGTAAGGATAATAACTTGCATTCAGAAAAGAGATACTATACCATTTTAGCAATAACAGCAATAATTGTTATTGTTCTCATATGCCAATTATTCAATTTGCAAATTATTCAGCATGAGTATAAATATTCTGCTGATAGTAATGCATTCTTCAAGAAAACATTATACCCTGCAAGGGGTACAATTTCTGATAGACAAGATCGGCTTCTTGTTTATAATCAGCCAACTTATGACATAGTATATATTCCACGTGAAGTAGAACCATTTGATACACTCGATTTTTGTAATATTTTAGGTGTAACAAAAGATCAATTAGAAAAAAGAATTAGTGATGTAAAAGACCGAAGACTTAACCCCGGTTATTCTTCCTATACCATGCAAACACTAATGACTCAGCTTACGGTTCGTGAGTATGGTTTATTTCAAGAAAAGTTATATAAATTCCCGGGATTCTATATTCAGAATAGAGCTTTACGCCAATATAACTTCACAAATGCAGCCCATGTACTTGGCTATGTTGCGGAAGTGAATAAAGCGGCATTAGCAGATGATCCTTATTACGTGAGAGGAGACTATGCCGGAAAATCGGGTATTGAGAGTTCATATGAGAATATATTAAGAGGTCAAAAAGGAGTCGAGATCCTCTTGCGTGATGCTCATGGCAGAATAAAAGGCAAATATGAGAATGGGAAACATGATGTGAATCCAGTCTCAGGAAAAAATCTAAAACTGGCAATAGATATAGAATTACAAGCATATGGTGAATATCTTATGCAAAATAAAATTGGCAGTATCGTAATGATTGAACCTTCGACAGGTGAGATATTATGTTTAGTTACTTCTCCCACTTACGATCCTTCGATTCTGTTAGGTCGTGAGTTTGGTAATAACTATAAGACACTGGAACAAAATCCGTCAAAACCTCTTTATAATAGGGCTACTCAAGGAATGTATCCTCCGGGATCCACTTTCAAAACAACTCAAGGATTGATCTTCTTAGAAGAAGGAATTATAACACCCGAAACAGCTTATTCCTGTGCCGGAGGATATCCTCCAGGTGGCGGCAGACCTAGATGTCACGCACATGGATCACCACTGTCATTAATCCCCGCAATAGCTACTTCGTGTAACTCTTATTTTTGTTATGGCTTAAATGCTATGCTCAGTAACAGAAAAAAATATGCTAATATTGGAGAAGCTTTTGACATATGGAAAGACTATCTGGTATCTATGGGATTTGGTTATAAACTAGGAATAGATCTCCCTTCTGAGAAAAGAGGTTTTATACCTAATAGTCAGTTTTATACTAAAGCTTTCAGAACCGAGAAATGGTATGCACAAAATGTCATTTCTATTGCAATAGGTCAAGGCGAAATTTTGGCAACACCTTTGCAGGTTGCTAATCTAGGTGCAACAATAGCAAATAGAGGTTTTTTCTATACACCTCATGTTGTTAGGCAAATTCAAGATATGCCACTGGATAAATCATACACTGATAAACGATATACAGGGGTTAAAGAAACGTATTACAATACAATCGCTCAAGGGATGGCCAATGCTGTTACCGGAGGGACTTGTAGAGGAGTAAATCTTTTACCGGAAATTGCAGTAGCAGGGAAAACGGGTACAGCCGAAAATCCACATGGAAGGGATCACTCTTGGTTTATGGGATTTGCACCGGTGGATAAACCTCAGGTAGCTATTTCCGTGTTAGTTGAAAATGCGGGTTTTGGAGCCAGATTTGCTGTTCCGATTGCACGTTTGATGATTCAAAAATATTTGAAAGGTGAAATACCTGCTAATGAGAAATATTTAGAAGACAATATGGCAAATGCCATAATTCTCCCTAATGTCTTAAACACTTGGGAACAAAGAAAATCGGATATCGCAACTCAGCAAAGCTCTTCTTCGGAAGAAGAACCTATTATTGAGGAATAA
- the rodA gene encoding rod shape-determining protein RodA — protein sequence MNKEDDHITGSVDWIILVLYFFLIIGGWLSIYGASYDYDHVTSLFDLSGRAGMQLVWMGISIAVGFILLKLDSNLYDILAYFIYAFFIALLIVTIIIAPDIKGSRSWLVITDSIRLQPAEFTKFAVALAIARFMNSYNFKLLTAKNLLILSTMIVLPMILIMLQKETGSALVFTAFILVLYREGLPGMVLFSGVCAVVLFILGLKYSDVDLGFLTMGECISILFIIIVTAILTVNFRKDYRTAAYIFLGTAVYGGICYIISLFDVYINWGIISITAICAIVIYLLITAAREWSKTYLFLAIFAISCIGYVSSVNYVFTDVLQSHQQIRIKVSLGMEDDLMGAGYNVNQSKIAIGSGGALGKGFLNGTQTKLKYVPEQDTDFIFCTVGEEQGFLGSVLVLLGLGSLIMRIFFLAERQKNTFGRVYGYGVGCIFLFHLSINVGMVIGLLPVIGIPLPFFSYGGSSILAFTILLFIFLRLDMARKRR from the coding sequence ATTAATAAAGAAGACGATCATATTACAGGAAGTGTAGACTGGATTATTCTAGTCTTATACTTTTTTTTAATAATTGGAGGGTGGCTTAGCATTTATGGAGCAAGCTATGATTATGATCATGTAACTAGTTTATTTGATCTATCGGGTCGTGCGGGTATGCAGCTCGTTTGGATGGGTATCTCCATCGCTGTTGGATTCATACTACTAAAATTAGACAGTAATTTATATGATATATTAGCTTATTTCATATATGCCTTTTTTATAGCCCTTCTAATTGTCACAATCATTATTGCACCGGATATAAAGGGTTCACGATCATGGCTTGTAATTACTGATTCTATACGTTTACAGCCTGCCGAGTTTACCAAATTTGCAGTAGCATTGGCTATTGCCCGCTTTATGAATAGTTATAATTTTAAACTGCTGACAGCAAAGAATCTACTCATATTATCAACTATGATAGTATTACCGATGATTCTAATTATGCTACAAAAAGAGACAGGTTCAGCTCTTGTATTTACAGCTTTCATATTAGTTTTATACAGGGAAGGATTACCCGGAATGGTATTGTTCTCGGGAGTTTGTGCTGTCGTTTTATTTATTTTAGGTTTGAAATACTCTGATGTAGATTTAGGTTTTCTCACTATGGGAGAATGTATTTCTATCCTCTTTATTATTATAGTAACTGCTATTCTTACGGTTAATTTCCGTAAAGATTATCGAACTGCTGCTTATATCTTTTTAGGTACTGCTGTCTATGGAGGTATCTGCTATATAATTTCTCTTTTCGATGTCTATATAAATTGGGGTATCATCTCAATAACTGCTATATGTGCTATTGTTATATACCTGTTGATTACTGCTGCAAGGGAATGGTCTAAAACGTATTTGTTTTTGGCTATTTTTGCTATTAGCTGCATTGGATATGTAAGTTCTGTTAATTATGTATTTACAGACGTTTTACAATCACATCAGCAAATACGTATCAAAGTTTCTTTAGGCATGGAGGATGACTTAATGGGAGCTGGATATAATGTCAATCAATCTAAAATAGCCATAGGGTCAGGCGGGGCATTAGGTAAAGGGTTCTTAAACGGAACTCAAACAAAACTGAAATACGTACCCGAACAAGATACCGATTTTATATTCTGTACAGTAGGAGAGGAACAAGGCTTCCTTGGATCTGTACTAGTATTATTAGGTCTGGGATCTCTTATTATGAGGATCTTTTTTCTTGCGGAAAGGCAAAAGAATACTTTTGGACGTGTATATGGTTATGGGGTAGGGTGCATCTTCCTGTTTCATCTATCTATAAATGTTGGTATGGTAATAGGGTTGCTTCCCGTTATAGGAATTCCCCTTCCATTTTTCAGTTATGGAGGATCTTCAATATTGGCATTCACCATATTACTGTTCATTTTCTTGCGATTAGATATGGCTCGAAAAAGACGATAA
- a CDS encoding glutamate synthase subunit beta, with protein sequence MGNPKAFLTVKRKEAGYRPRQERILDFGEVEQTLNSEDRQLQASRCMDCGIPFCQWGCPLGNKMPEWQDYIYKGNWRLAAEVLMQTNDFPEFTGRICPAPCEKTCVLSLHKAPVTIRENEASALEHAFQEGYIKPFIPKVRTGKKVAVIGSGPSGLAVANQLNRMGHEVTVYEKNSRIGGLLRFGIPDFKLNKNIIDRRLDLMEAEGVKFVTNAEVGIDIKGKDLVKGNDAICVAIGSQVPRDLPVEGRELKGVYYAMEYLTMENKLVAKEEVPADKIINTKGKNVLVIGGGDTGSDCIGTANRQKAANILQIEIMPKPPTLDELENSWPIPFPGVMKTSSSHLEGCERRWSMNTKRFIGENGVLTGVELVEIAWEKDDSGKMVMKEVGESEVLKIDYVFLALGFIHPIQDGLLAELGVKVDDVRKNVATNGNRLTNVSKVFAAGDCVSGQSLVVTSIASGRRTAKHINDFLKAK encoded by the coding sequence ATGGGAAATCCAAAAGCATTTTTAACAGTAAAAAGAAAAGAAGCAGGATACCGTCCTCGTCAAGAACGTATCCTCGACTTCGGTGAAGTAGAACAGACATTAAACTCTGAAGACAGGCAACTGCAAGCATCCCGTTGTATGGATTGCGGTATACCTTTCTGCCAATGGGGATGTCCTCTTGGTAATAAAATGCCTGAGTGGCAAGACTATATTTACAAAGGAAATTGGCGTTTGGCGGCAGAAGTGTTGATGCAGACAAATGATTTTCCTGAGTTTACAGGCCGTATTTGCCCTGCTCCCTGCGAAAAAACGTGTGTATTATCATTACATAAAGCTCCGGTTACTATTCGTGAAAATGAAGCATCGGCATTAGAGCATGCTTTTCAGGAAGGTTATATCAAGCCTTTTATTCCCAAAGTAAGAACCGGTAAAAAGGTAGCTGTAATAGGCTCAGGTCCATCAGGATTGGCTGTTGCTAATCAGTTGAATAGAATGGGACATGAAGTTACAGTTTACGAAAAGAACAGCCGTATCGGTGGTTTACTTCGATTTGGTATTCCTGATTTTAAATTGAACAAGAATATCATCGATCGTCGTCTCGATTTGATGGAGGCCGAAGGTGTTAAGTTTGTAACCAATGCCGAAGTAGGGATAGATATCAAAGGGAAAGATCTTGTAAAAGGTAATGATGCTATCTGTGTCGCTATAGGTTCGCAAGTGCCTCGTGATTTGCCTGTTGAAGGTCGCGAACTTAAAGGTGTGTATTATGCTATGGAATATCTGACAATGGAAAACAAATTGGTTGCTAAAGAAGAGGTTCCTGCGGATAAAATCATAAATACAAAAGGTAAGAACGTATTGGTAATTGGTGGAGGTGATACTGGATCGGATTGTATTGGGACAGCCAATCGTCAAAAAGCAGCTAATATCTTGCAGATAGAGATCATGCCTAAACCTCCGACATTGGATGAACTGGAAAACAGTTGGCCTATACCATTTCCCGGAGTAATGAAAACCAGCTCTTCGCATCTTGAAGGTTGCGAACGTCGCTGGTCAATGAACACCAAGCGTTTCATTGGCGAGAATGGAGTATTAACAGGCGTAGAGCTTGTAGAAATAGCATGGGAGAAAGACGATTCTGGCAAAATGGTGATGAAAGAAGTGGGAGAATCTGAGGTTCTAAAAATAGATTATGTTTTCCTTGCATTAGGCTTTATACATCCTATTCAAGATGGGCTTTTGGCTGAACTTGGAGTAAAAGTAGACGATGTTCGTAAGAATGTAGCTACCAACGGAAACCGTTTAACTAATGTTTCGAAAGTATTTGCTGCGGGTGACTGTGTTAGTGGACAATCTTTAGTTGTAACGAGCATTGCATCAGGACGTAGAACTGCTAAGCATATTAATGATTTTTTGAAAGCTAAGTAA